From the Leptospira biflexa serovar Patoc strain 'Patoc 1 (Paris)' genome, one window contains:
- the ahpC gene encoding alkyl hydroperoxide reductase subunit C gives MSNINTQIPDFTTEAFHNGAFKKISKKDVLGKWSVFVFYPADFTFVCPTELGDVADHYEELQKMGVEVYSVSTDTHFVHKAWHEASDTIKKIKFPMLGDASGKITRGFGVMIEDDGQALRGTFVVNPEGVIKTAEIHDLGIGRSAEELVRKVQAAQYVANNDGEVCPAKWKPGNTTLKPGLDLVGKI, from the coding sequence ATGTCCAATATCAACACACAAATCCCTGACTTCACAACAGAAGCTTTCCATAACGGTGCTTTTAAAAAAATCAGCAAAAAGGACGTACTCGGAAAGTGGTCTGTTTTCGTATTTTATCCAGCAGACTTTACCTTTGTTTGCCCCACTGAACTTGGTGATGTAGCAGATCATTACGAAGAACTTCAAAAGATGGGAGTGGAAGTGTATTCTGTATCTACAGACACTCACTTCGTTCACAAAGCATGGCACGAAGCAAGTGATACCATCAAAAAAATCAAATTCCCAATGCTTGGTGATGCATCAGGAAAAATCACAAGAGGATTTGGAGTCATGATCGAAGATGATGGCCAAGCACTACGAGGAACTTTTGTCGTAAACCCAGAAGGTGTGATCAAAACTGCTGAAATCCATGACCTTGGAATCGGAAGATCTGCTGAAGAGTTAGTGAGAAAAGTCCAAGCGGCTCAGTACGTTGCCAATAACGACGGAGAAGTATGCCCTGCGAAGTGGAAACCAGGTAACACAACGTTAAAACCTGGTCTTGACTTGGTAGGAAAAATCTAA
- a CDS encoding hydrogen peroxide-inducible genes activator: protein MTITQLRYIVALDQFKSFAKAAEHCLVAQPTLSLQIQKVEQELGFDLFDRRKNPIITTKLGKEVVEQAKSTLKEADKLFEIAGQWKDEPAGNISLGIIPTVSNYLIPSIYKKLQSEFPKVNFRISELPTLTIIEKLESEEIDLGILATPLKISNVVELPLYYEPFVVYYPKDAKEKSTSVSMKHIEKYPLLVLGEEHCFRHQSLKICNRNALAKIESGSVETLKRMVDMGIGVTLLPKLAVDKVSERIVPFQSPEPAREISMVYKKGFYKTKILNKLSNLILNVIPKEYHKKEKFKVIGVSIGQD, encoded by the coding sequence ATGACAATTACTCAACTTCGATATATTGTTGCTTTGGATCAGTTTAAAAGTTTTGCTAAAGCCGCCGAACACTGCTTAGTTGCTCAGCCAACATTAAGTCTACAAATTCAAAAAGTAGAACAAGAACTTGGATTTGATTTATTTGATCGAAGAAAAAATCCGATCATCACGACAAAACTCGGTAAAGAAGTTGTCGAACAAGCAAAATCAACACTTAAAGAAGCGGACAAATTATTTGAAATCGCCGGCCAATGGAAAGATGAACCTGCTGGCAATATTTCATTAGGAATCATCCCTACTGTCAGCAATTATTTGATTCCATCAATCTATAAAAAATTGCAATCGGAATTTCCAAAAGTGAACTTTCGTATTTCAGAACTTCCTACTTTAACAATCATTGAAAAATTAGAATCGGAGGAAATTGATTTGGGAATTCTTGCAACTCCTCTCAAAATATCAAATGTCGTCGAACTCCCACTCTATTATGAACCATTTGTTGTCTACTATCCAAAGGATGCGAAAGAAAAATCTACCTCTGTCTCGATGAAACATATTGAGAAGTATCCCTTACTTGTTTTGGGCGAAGAACATTGTTTTCGGCACCAATCATTAAAAATATGCAATCGAAATGCTTTGGCAAAAATAGAAAGTGGGAGCGTGGAAACCTTAAAACGTATGGTGGATATGGGAATTGGGGTCACATTACTTCCCAAACTGGCAGTGGATAAAGTTTCCGAACGGATTGTACCATTCCAATCACCGGAACCTGCACGTGAAATTAGTATGGTTTACAAAAAAGGATTTTATAAAACAAAAATCTTAAATAAACTTTCCAATTTAATACTCAATGTGATTCCAAAGGAATACCATAAAAAGGAAAAATTCAAAGTGATCGGAGTTTCCATCGGACAGGATTAA
- a CDS encoding PP2C family protein-serine/threonine phosphatase, with the protein MRILSFFFPIFFSTIFSLVAEPVSISANSVVTLSENWTFTTNGVTNPIQVGKGLSLQGILPPVEGYYETQFIYKPSNKPLGIYLDRVQEVDTFIVNGIRLGQTGSVTNDGTYLPNWYYKRLYYIPNHVLKENSTNQLKIEIHFRNKTFQGGLFRRVPIMGNYDKLHEQILIEDGRDFCFIMLFFGIGAYQIFSILLKRQAKTNFYLLLSTLIFVMWRLPLLNISYTYTDFTFFFWLKVFFTSQTLLPVSIFLFSYSLFQNKLSLKERLLVLFLITIAFVQTWNIELPTRILLLRIWEFSLLFIVFFILRAVIRAARAKRTEAYFLSIGFICICFGATFDIIIDVTSGKNIYLTQYGFLILMILSGVAISYRNAKNETELSILTKDLEIRVRERTIELREKNQDLEQDLFFASQLQSYLLPKNHPNTKGIRIHTTYLPMRQVGGDLYDWVELDENRLILLIADVAGHGVPAAFVSSMVKVQFRESTKSIHSPKLILEHMNQALTSLVSRYFITACCALVDTKENTIIFSTAGHPNPIIFNKIQKRFEFMKIKGPIIGWKESFTFVEWKHQMQKGDRYFFFTDGVTEARAENKLFGEGKILDLLEKGKDKDIKSLSQEIVVQITKYSEAELKDDVTFFFVDII; encoded by the coding sequence ATGAGAATTCTCTCATTTTTTTTCCCCATTTTTTTCTCTACGATCTTCTCCCTCGTAGCTGAACCTGTGTCCATCAGCGCAAACTCCGTCGTGACCCTATCTGAAAATTGGACATTTACGACAAATGGAGTCACAAATCCAATCCAAGTGGGGAAAGGACTCTCCTTACAAGGGATCCTTCCACCTGTCGAAGGGTATTATGAAACTCAATTCATTTACAAACCGAGCAACAAACCTCTTGGTATTTATTTAGACCGTGTCCAAGAGGTTGATACCTTTATCGTCAATGGAATCAGACTCGGGCAAACTGGAAGCGTGACAAATGATGGAACTTATTTGCCCAATTGGTATTACAAACGTCTCTACTACATTCCCAATCATGTATTAAAAGAAAATTCCACCAACCAATTAAAAATTGAAATTCATTTTCGTAACAAAACTTTTCAAGGAGGGCTATTCCGCCGAGTTCCCATTATGGGAAATTATGACAAATTACATGAACAGATCTTAATTGAAGATGGTCGTGATTTCTGTTTTATCATGTTATTTTTTGGGATTGGGGCATATCAAATTTTCTCCATTCTCTTAAAAAGACAGGCGAAAACTAATTTTTATCTATTGTTGTCTACATTAATATTCGTTATGTGGAGATTACCTCTTTTAAACATAAGTTATACATACACTGATTTTACTTTTTTCTTTTGGTTAAAGGTTTTTTTCACATCACAAACGTTACTACCAGTTTCTATATTTTTATTCAGCTACTCTCTTTTTCAAAACAAACTTTCCTTAAAAGAAAGACTTTTGGTTTTATTTTTGATAACCATAGCATTTGTCCAAACTTGGAATATAGAACTCCCAACAAGAATTTTATTATTACGAATTTGGGAATTTTCTCTCTTATTTATAGTATTTTTTATCTTAAGAGCTGTCATTAGAGCCGCGCGAGCAAAAAGAACGGAAGCTTACTTTTTATCAATTGGATTTATCTGTATCTGTTTCGGAGCAACTTTCGATATCATCATTGATGTGACATCTGGTAAAAATATTTACCTTACTCAATATGGATTTTTGATCTTAATGATTTTATCGGGAGTTGCGATCTCTTATCGAAATGCAAAAAACGAAACTGAACTTTCGATATTAACCAAAGATTTAGAAATTCGTGTCCGAGAGAGAACAATCGAACTCAGAGAAAAAAATCAAGATTTGGAACAGGACTTATTTTTTGCATCGCAGCTACAAAGTTACCTATTACCAAAAAATCATCCGAATACAAAAGGAATACGGATTCACACCACCTATCTACCAATGAGACAAGTTGGTGGTGATTTGTATGATTGGGTTGAGTTAGATGAAAATCGATTGATCCTCTTGATTGCTGACGTTGCCGGACATGGTGTTCCTGCTGCTTTTGTTTCTTCAATGGTGAAAGTACAATTTCGAGAATCAACCAAATCAATTCATTCACCGAAACTGATTTTAGAACACATGAACCAAGCACTCACTTCCCTCGTGAGTCGATATTTTATTACCGCCTGTTGCGCCTTAGTTGACACAAAAGAAAATACGATTATTTTTTCTACTGCAGGACACCCAAACCCAATCATTTTCAACAAAATTCAGAAACGATTTGAATTTATGAAGATTAAGGGTCCGATCATTGGATGGAAAGAATCGTTCACATTTGTGGAATGGAAACACCAAATGCAAAAAGGCGATCGTTATTTCTTTTTTACTGATGGAGTTACGGAAGCTCGCGCGGAAAATAAATTGTTCGGCGAAGGCAAAATTCTTGATTTATTAGAGAAAGGTAAAGACAAAGACATCAAATCATTATCCCAAGAAATTGTAGTTCAAATCACTAAGTATTCTGAAGCAGAATTAAAAGATGATGTTACATTTTTCTTTGTTGATATAATTTAA
- a CDS encoding LytR/AlgR family response regulator transcription factor, which translates to MEPTPYSVLIIEDEYPARMLMMDYVLNCPELKLAGIAESGDKANTLINEKKFDLVFMDINLPVVNGMDILRSNHSKSTFFIITTAYSEHAVEAFDLDATDYLLKPFSFERFRKSVEKALRFLQESKQNNSNENLNKIHLKIQSDSAVFLLPYPDIQFISANNKSCVIHTTQKDYETPKLLKEIEEKLPTNQFVRIHKGFLVNLSYVASLRYDKGGSYTIQLKNEDETTLPVGRSYAQSLKEALKL; encoded by the coding sequence ATGGAACCAACACCTTATTCAGTATTGATCATCGAAGATGAGTATCCTGCTCGTATGCTGATGATGGACTATGTTTTGAATTGTCCTGAATTAAAACTTGCTGGTATTGCAGAAAGTGGTGACAAAGCCAATACGCTGATCAACGAGAAAAAATTCGATTTAGTTTTTATGGACATCAATCTTCCCGTTGTCAATGGGATGGATATTCTAAGGTCTAACCATTCGAAATCTACTTTTTTTATCATCACAACAGCATACAGCGAACATGCCGTAGAAGCATTTGATTTGGATGCAACAGATTACCTCTTAAAACCATTTTCATTTGAAAGATTTCGAAAATCAGTAGAAAAGGCGCTTCGCTTTTTGCAAGAATCTAAACAAAACAACTCAAATGAAAATCTAAACAAAATTCATTTGAAAATCCAATCAGATTCTGCAGTTTTTTTATTACCGTATCCAGACATCCAATTCATTTCCGCAAATAACAAAAGTTGCGTGATCCATACTACTCAAAAAGATTACGAAACACCAAAATTATTGAAAGAAATTGAAGAAAAATTGCCTACAAACCAATTCGTTCGAATTCACAAAGGATTTTTAGTGAACTTAAGTTATGTGGCAAGCCTCCGGTATGACAAGGGTGGATCCTATACAATCCAATTAAAAAATGAGGATGAAACCACTCTCCCCGTGGGACGATCCTATGCTCAGTCCCTAAAAGAAGCACTCAAACTCTAA
- a CDS encoding LIC20211 family lipoprotein — protein sequence MKKNIFLILIIVLSMFVSNCASSSVGIATSNKPIPNTPYETIKTVDKTFTWYTFDIILFGVPISEPPVANLYEKLLEEESGDALVNIRYWNDKSIFGPITRYRFNIKGDLVKFSNSPVQTKSKK from the coding sequence GTGAAAAAAAATATTTTTTTGATTTTAATAATCGTATTATCGATGTTTGTTTCAAATTGCGCTTCATCCTCAGTTGGAATCGCAACTAGCAATAAACCGATACCAAATACTCCTTACGAAACAATCAAAACTGTAGATAAAACCTTTACTTGGTATACATTCGATATCATTTTATTTGGGGTACCTATCTCCGAACCACCTGTAGCCAATTTGTATGAAAAACTGTTAGAAGAAGAATCTGGTGACGCACTTGTGAACATCCGTTACTGGAACGATAAATCAATTTTTGGACCAATCACTAGGTATCGTTTTAATATCAAAGGTGATTTGGTAAAATTTTCAAATTCACCAGTTCAAACAAAGTCCAAAAAGTAA
- a CDS encoding TonB-dependent receptor plug domain-containing protein gives MKSVKFKLNKSIVFGILLLFLGYPVFAVSIKAKLINPKKEVAEKNLSVLIFETKKFAQTDAEGNVTLDFPASGEYTLRLLRDTGIQEIKISVGSEDESRTIYTEKKASAPKAGIVVEGEREKTVSSRTKVRYEEIKRMPGTFGEALRALETLPGVIPNIGFGGGANGIIVRGANPNANTYLYDDLPILYPFHLDGLTSVIHNDLIKSMDLYSGAYPANFNNATGGIIEIETVDSVQKTKGAFQVSLWSTTAYTATPTSGGKGYLAIAGKLGYLDKTLGASGLLPEGIRLPRYNDSQIKYVHNFTPEHQISFYNLTAQDNFAINIPNKPANDPTSSQLALLGGAKASFGQSFRTTALRYTWIPGDKFQNRITLINFDPIGEYNVGVGSIQGKQYQRGSYVGVRQDAYWTATKFLKVDFGTEVRRFSFRDYGTEVALRDPTNPSPNPYNSANPDFIGRPISIQGNSPYYNAYTTLHFKYGNFLFEPGARYDYVQVTGNGALTPRATASYTLPDVGKGMTIYGSGGDVSRFPLTTNFNAETGNPDLRFERARKVSAGIDQKIDQVWQVKAEFFKNEFTDTIIDDPYVSTPVGLNPDKSLWLTQPIVANRPLNYSNRASGWSHGYELLIRKNARPGTRDWFGWISYTWSQSFQNTNLYQVYEGDTTQVGGIERKILAAYFPNSVEQLAPWDRTHVANVIYGWRVNEGYQIGGRWSYLTSVPSRPIIGDDGGRFSNPLNGLTYWNPQYSNNPYTSDYGYVKRGTDFHRLDVRFDIFENYSWGYLNWYLEIVNVYMRKNKNGYDFDNSKPFSATNPRENDTFGTLELPGGTVIPFFNVGMEVHF, from the coding sequence ATGAAATCAGTAAAATTCAAATTAAATAAATCTATTGTCTTCGGAATTCTTTTACTCTTTTTAGGGTATCCTGTTTTTGCTGTTAGTATCAAGGCAAAACTGATCAATCCAAAAAAGGAAGTTGCCGAAAAAAACCTATCGGTTCTCATTTTTGAAACCAAAAAGTTTGCTCAAACGGATGCAGAAGGAAATGTGACGTTAGACTTTCCGGCCTCTGGAGAATACACCTTACGTCTATTACGTGACACAGGTATCCAAGAAATTAAAATTTCTGTGGGTAGTGAAGATGAATCGAGAACCATTTATACTGAAAAAAAAGCATCAGCACCAAAAGCAGGAATTGTTGTAGAAGGGGAAAGGGAAAAGACTGTCTCATCCAGAACAAAGGTACGTTACGAAGAGATCAAACGGATGCCAGGAACTTTTGGGGAAGCACTGAGAGCATTAGAAACTTTACCTGGTGTAATTCCCAATATCGGTTTTGGTGGTGGCGCCAATGGAATCATTGTTCGTGGTGCCAATCCAAATGCAAATACATACTTATACGATGACTTACCAATCCTTTATCCTTTCCATTTGGATGGACTGACATCTGTCATTCATAACGATTTAATCAAATCAATGGATTTGTACTCCGGTGCCTATCCAGCTAATTTTAATAATGCGACTGGTGGTATCATCGAAATTGAAACCGTAGATTCGGTTCAAAAAACGAAAGGAGCTTTCCAAGTATCTCTATGGAGTACAACTGCATATACAGCAACACCAACATCTGGTGGAAAAGGATATTTGGCAATTGCTGGAAAACTTGGATATTTAGATAAAACTTTGGGTGCAAGTGGATTATTACCGGAAGGAATTCGTTTACCAAGGTATAATGATTCCCAAATCAAATATGTTCACAATTTTACTCCAGAACATCAGATATCATTTTATAACCTAACGGCACAAGATAACTTTGCCATCAATATTCCGAATAAACCAGCAAACGATCCAACCTCATCTCAGCTGGCATTATTAGGTGGAGCAAAAGCGAGTTTTGGACAAAGTTTTAGAACAACGGCTCTTCGTTATACTTGGATTCCTGGGGACAAATTTCAAAATCGAATCACATTGATCAATTTTGATCCAATTGGTGAATACAACGTGGGTGTAGGTTCTATTCAAGGAAAACAATACCAACGTGGAAGTTATGTGGGAGTAAGACAAGATGCCTATTGGACAGCGACTAAATTTTTAAAGGTAGATTTTGGGACAGAGGTTCGTAGGTTTTCATTCCGCGATTATGGAACAGAAGTTGCGTTAAGAGATCCTACAAATCCTTCTCCAAACCCTTACAATTCAGCTAACCCTGATTTTATAGGAAGACCGATTAGTATCCAAGGAAATTCACCATATTACAATGCTTATACAACCTTACATTTTAAATACGGTAATTTTTTATTCGAGCCAGGAGCTAGGTATGACTACGTTCAAGTCACAGGAAATGGTGCTTTGACTCCAAGAGCAACTGCTTCGTATACCTTACCTGATGTTGGGAAGGGTATGACCATTTATGGAAGTGGTGGAGACGTTTCAAGATTTCCTTTGACAACAAATTTTAATGCGGAAACAGGTAACCCTGATTTACGATTTGAACGTGCAAGAAAAGTGAGTGCTGGGATTGATCAAAAAATTGACCAAGTTTGGCAAGTGAAAGCAGAGTTCTTTAAAAATGAATTCACAGACACGATCATAGATGATCCTTATGTTTCCACACCTGTAGGATTAAATCCAGATAAATCCTTATGGTTAACGCAACCAATTGTAGCCAATCGACCACTCAATTATTCGAACCGAGCAAGCGGTTGGTCCCATGGATACGAATTGTTAATCCGTAAAAACGCAAGGCCAGGCACGAGAGATTGGTTTGGATGGATTTCCTATACTTGGTCCCAATCATTTCAAAACACAAATTTATACCAAGTATATGAAGGGGATACAACACAAGTTGGTGGAATCGAACGAAAAATTTTAGCCGCTTACTTTCCTAATTCAGTCGAACAATTAGCTCCTTGGGATAGAACTCATGTTGCCAATGTCATATATGGCTGGAGAGTGAACGAAGGTTACCAGATAGGTGGTCGATGGAGTTATTTAACTTCTGTTCCATCTAGACCAATCATAGGAGATGATGGCGGTAGGTTTTCCAATCCATTAAATGGTTTAACATATTGGAATCCACAGTATTCAAACAATCCATATACATCAGATTATGGATATGTCAAAAGAGGAACCGACTTTCATCGGTTAGATGTTCGATTCGACATTTTTGAAAACTATTCTTGGGGTTACTTAAACTGGTATTTGGAAATTGTAAACGTTTATATGAGAAAAAACAAAAACGGATATGATTTTGATAACTCAAAACCTTTTTCGGCAACAAACCCAAGAGAAAACGATACATTTGGTACGTTAGAATTACCTGGTGGAACTGTGATTCCGTTTTTTAACGTAGGTATGGAGGTACATTTCTAA
- a CDS encoding MotA/TolQ/ExbB proton channel family protein — protein MQEYVEIGEELVFIAMGIASVIALAVFAERLIYYKKTLGKKNEDYLSEVRNSLQEEPEIHWKTDAGEESIYNRFIQFALKQLKLGRKGLDESLDGQILSEKLELEKRLPILNTLGNNAPFIGLLGTVLGVIKAFYGLGTLGSSGAEVVMRSISTALLATAAGLAVAIPVVMANNYFSRKSKVILQNLEILKKELLSYQMNKTKV, from the coding sequence ATGCAAGAATATGTTGAAATAGGTGAAGAACTAGTTTTTATTGCAATGGGCATAGCAAGTGTTATCGCCTTAGCTGTGTTTGCTGAAAGACTTATTTACTACAAAAAGACTTTAGGTAAAAAAAACGAAGACTATTTATCTGAAGTAAGAAACTCGCTCCAAGAAGAACCTGAAATTCATTGGAAAACGGACGCTGGCGAAGAATCAATTTATAACCGATTCATTCAATTTGCTCTAAAACAATTAAAACTTGGGCGTAAAGGTCTAGATGAAAGTTTAGATGGTCAGATACTTTCTGAAAAATTGGAATTGGAAAAACGCCTACCGATCCTAAACACATTGGGAAACAACGCACCATTCATTGGTCTATTAGGAACAGTCCTTGGTGTGATCAAAGCTTTTTATGGTCTTGGAACATTAGGTAGTTCGGGAGCAGAAGTGGTGATGCGTTCTATTTCTACTGCCCTACTTGCGACTGCCGCTGGTCTTGCCGTTGCGATTCCTGTTGTTATGGCGAACAATTACTTTTCTAGAAAGTCAAAAGTGATTTTACAAAACTTAGAAATTTTGAAAAAAGAACTACTCTCTTACCAAATGAATAAGACAAAGGTATAA
- a CDS encoding ExbD/TolR family protein — protein sequence MAGASGSQDEEIGSINITPMVDVILVLLVIFMVTANFLKKESLNINLPKVQAADPNVAESVQVAITKTGTILLEGKDTDVTGLVRNLEREAKIRPNMRLTLSADESLPYGKITELMGIIRKAGVTKIALSVKK from the coding sequence ATGGCTGGAGCATCAGGATCACAAGACGAAGAAATTGGAAGTATCAATATCACTCCCATGGTGGATGTGATTTTAGTACTTCTTGTAATCTTTATGGTTACTGCAAATTTTCTTAAAAAAGAAAGTTTAAACATCAATTTACCAAAGGTTCAAGCAGCTGATCCAAACGTTGCTGAATCTGTTCAGGTAGCAATTACAAAAACTGGCACAATCCTTTTAGAAGGAAAAGATACCGATGTAACTGGACTTGTTCGGAATCTTGAGAGAGAAGCAAAAATTAGACCAAACATGCGTTTAACGCTATCTGCTGACGAAAGTTTACCTTATGGAAAAATTACGGAGCTGATGGGAATCATCCGAAAAGCCGGAGTGACAAAAATTGCCCTCAGTGTAAAAAAATGA
- a CDS encoding energy transducer TonB has translation MNRLLELLVQFKTSIKQNRERVFHICLVASLFVHTATYAGYRISQLRGEEVVEESTFEDVDVSFEEIPPELIGGTSSPAPIEKQEWVEGSNKDKADEPDNSDINPNQLSGNGTDKDGYLFSFNGDKMPTAIIDFDLKEYFPPQAKSANIMEKQVILLVQVNEDGSLQSAKVVSGRVGYGFEEAALKLIKRVRFSPGYVQGQPKKMAHRLPITFSLED, from the coding sequence ATGAATCGGCTCCTTGAACTATTGGTTCAATTCAAAACTTCGATCAAACAAAATAGAGAACGTGTTTTTCATATTTGTTTGGTAGCAAGTTTATTCGTCCACACAGCAACGTATGCTGGATATCGCATCAGCCAATTGCGAGGCGAAGAAGTTGTCGAAGAATCAACTTTTGAAGACGTTGATGTAAGCTTTGAAGAAATTCCTCCAGAGTTAATTGGTGGTACATCTTCGCCAGCTCCGATCGAAAAACAAGAATGGGTTGAGGGAAGTAACAAAGATAAGGCGGATGAACCTGACAATTCCGACATCAACCCAAATCAATTATCCGGAAACGGAACGGATAAAGATGGTTATTTATTTTCTTTTAATGGAGATAAAATGCCAACTGCGATCATCGATTTTGATTTAAAAGAATATTTTCCTCCACAAGCCAAGTCTGCCAACATAATGGAAAAACAAGTGATTTTACTTGTGCAAGTGAATGAAGATGGAAGTTTACAATCTGCTAAAGTTGTTTCTGGACGAGTCGGATACGGTTTTGAAGAAGCAGCTTTAAAATTAATCAAACGGGTTCGTTTTAGTCCAGGATATGTGCAAGGCCAACCCAAAAAGATGGCTCATCGCCTTCCAATCACGTTCTCTCTCGAAGATTAA
- a CDS encoding sensor histidine kinase, with product MGVAISRFLEKPYLSICLLFLITSVSITSYVYSILKPKDNSISEYYLSENADYFVGDIPADDSGKIDFQRMHKVYWLSTSGWINDEEFKRITDSEYIWLRSKAFSELENEELHFLLEHAGLNIEIFNEFGDSIFKYGEFSDPKYLPNIFQSKFSWVKIPKDKSEYYYLRLFHKKGILFSITIIENLIGKQTALYREIALKNLTTIFFHSFFMMIGIICALVYFIEYKKQYNILLDFSSFSLCFGILGLTSNEFIRYLFTNTQTLYVLSIISSNFVFIPMLSGVRRLFGSGSFRILDFLIYIDVFICSITTLLVFSLPFSDISHSFLISTRSFFIIFNLLNILGPIFITYEAWKRGNKEAFGHFIGFSITLLLVILEIFLAIKYNDTSPSGIVFWGVLFGVISQGFALERTLFADRQKALLYKEDLLKAEKTLKESQLKTLQTKMNPHYLFNSLNTIHALHKIKPELIGDAIMSLANNYRFISDRTDRDWIPFEEEWNFLEDYLHLQKLRFYDTIQIDFKKSGDFSSVVLPPLLLQPIIENSFKHGFRGSSEVQFQLFIHAKMIKDSVFSFVVYDNGTGIPDELLSDKQKLMSRSLGNIKERLKNLYSEFHFEITRNYPEGTRSEIEIILTSKVQITS from the coding sequence ATGGGAGTTGCAATAAGCAGATTTTTAGAAAAACCATATCTATCAATCTGCTTATTATTTTTAATTACTTCAGTTTCAATCACATCTTATGTTTATTCCATTCTAAAACCAAAAGACAATTCCATTTCAGAGTATTATTTATCTGAGAATGCAGATTATTTTGTTGGTGATATTCCAGCGGATGATTCAGGTAAAATTGACTTTCAAAGAATGCACAAAGTTTATTGGTTATCAACTTCTGGTTGGATCAATGATGAAGAATTTAAACGCATTACAGACTCAGAATACATTTGGTTAAGATCAAAGGCATTTTCCGAATTAGAAAACGAAGAATTACATTTTTTATTAGAACATGCAGGTTTAAACATTGAAATCTTTAATGAATTTGGAGATTCCATCTTTAAATACGGTGAATTTTCTGACCCGAAATATTTACCGAATATCTTCCAATCCAAATTTTCATGGGTTAAAATCCCGAAAGACAAATCAGAATACTACTATTTACGTTTATTCCATAAAAAAGGTATTTTGTTTTCCATTACCATAATCGAGAATTTAATCGGAAAACAAACGGCATTGTATCGTGAGATAGCATTAAAAAATTTAACCACAATCTTTTTCCATTCTTTCTTTATGATGATTGGAATCATATGTGCTTTGGTTTATTTTATCGAATACAAAAAACAGTATAATATACTTTTAGATTTTTCTTCATTCTCACTTTGTTTTGGAATATTAGGCTTAACATCGAACGAATTCATTCGATACTTATTTACAAATACTCAAACCTTATACGTATTATCTATCATTTCATCTAATTTTGTTTTTATACCAATGTTATCTGGTGTTCGAAGATTGTTTGGAAGTGGATCTTTTCGAATATTAGATTTTTTAATTTATATAGATGTTTTTATTTGTTCCATAACAACCCTCTTAGTCTTTTCACTTCCTTTCTCCGATATTTCACATTCATTTCTCATAAGCACTCGTAGTTTTTTTATCATCTTCAATTTATTAAATATTTTAGGTCCAATTTTTATCACTTATGAAGCATGGAAAAGAGGAAACAAGGAAGCTTTTGGCCATTTTATAGGATTTAGCATAACATTATTGTTAGTGATTTTGGAAATCTTTTTAGCCATCAAATACAATGATACATCACCTTCAGGAATCGTATTTTGGGGAGTTTTATTTGGTGTGATTTCTCAAGGATTTGCTCTAGAAAGAACTTTGTTTGCCGATCGCCAAAAAGCTCTCCTTTATAAAGAAGATTTATTAAAAGCTGAAAAAACATTAAAAGAAAGCCAACTCAAAACTCTTCAAACAAAAATGAATCCTCATTATTTGTTTAATTCGTTAAATACTATTCACGCTCTTCATAAAATAAAACCAGAATTGATTGGCGATGCGATTATGAGCCTTGCGAATAACTATCGTTTTATATCAGATAGAACAGACCGCGATTGGATTCCATTTGAAGAAGAGTGGAACTTTTTAGAAGACTACTTACATCTCCAGAAACTTAGATTTTACGATACAATTCAAATTGATTTTAAAAAATCTGGTGATTTTTCTTCGGTCGTATTACCACCATTACTCTTACAACCCATCATTGAAAATTCATTTAAGCATGGATTCCGAGGATCCTCAGAAGTCCAATTCCAACTCTTCATCCATGCCAAAATGATCAAAGACTCCGTGTTCAGTTTTGTTGTATATGATAATGGCACAGGAATTCCGGATGAATTATTATCCGATAAACAAAAATTGATGAGTCGATCTTTAGGGAATATAAAAGAAAGATTAAAAAACTTATATTCAGAATTTCATTTTGAAATCACGAGAAACTATCCGGAAGGTACTAGATCAGAAATTGAAATTATCTTAACATCTAAGGTGCAGATAACTTCCTAA